The nucleotide window CTGGCGCCCGTGGGCACAAAAGGTGGCCTATCGGCTGTGATTGGCGACGGACATCGCGCGATCACGGTTCGCGTGAATGACGTCGTGGGCGTCGCGGGCTTCGCGTTGCCGGGCAACTACGTCGACGTGATCGTCAACACGCAGGAGCCTGAGAAGAAAGCCGATACCCAGCAGCAGAGCATCTCGAAAATCGTGCTGGAAAAAATTCTGGTGCTGGCCGTCGCGCAGCAGGTGAATCGCGACGATACCGCACCCAAGGTTGTGAACGCGGTGACCCTGGAGGTGACGCCCGAGCAGGCGGAGAAGCTCGATCTGGCGCGCAGCGTGGGCACGCTCTCACTCGTGCTGCGCAACCAGGTGGACGACAACAAGCTCGCGACCGACGGCGCGACCAAGCAGACGTTGCTCGGTGGTCCGCTGCCGCCACCCGTGCCGCTGCCGGAACCGGCTCACCCGGTGCGCGTGAAGTACGCCGAGCACGCGCCAGTCAAGCGCAACTGTATCGGGGTGCTTTCTGGCGTGACCGGCAGTCAGGAGTGTTTCTGAAATAAAGCAGAACGGCAGCCTGAACCCGGCGATGACCTTCCGGGTAGAGGGCGCGTGAGCGGCGTAGCCGCCGCTATTAAAACGCAGATAAGTACGGGGTATAACGATATGGATACCAAAGTAAACGTGGGGTCCACGGGGGCCTGCAACGGCGTTCGTCCGTGGCGTGTCGCAACGCTTGCCTGGGTATGCGCCGGGTTGATGAGTTCGACACCGGGCTGGGCACAGCAGTCAAACGGGAACGCAGGGCAGGACAAGTCTGCC belongs to Paraburkholderia flagellata and includes:
- the cpaB gene encoding Flp pilus assembly protein CpaB, whose product is MKNSRAFAMLAIALLAGLAAVVFASKWLLQTSSGATVPVAVASDDINLGQPINETMIRTVSWPKDSLPPGTFTAPKELDGRVVRASLTRGEPVLESKLAPVGTKGGLSAVIGDGHRAITVRVNDVVGVAGFALPGNYVDVIVNTQEPEKKADTQQQSISKIVLEKILVLAVAQQVNRDDTAPKVVNAVTLEVTPEQAEKLDLARSVGTLSLVLRNQVDDNKLATDGATKQTLLGGPLPPPVPLPEPAHPVRVKYAEHAPVKRNCIGVLSGVTGSQECF